TACTGTCGTTttaacaggaggaaggagaaaatcTGGTTCTTTTTATGCCTCTGTCAACTTTCGTGCTACCATAGCcaagactcataggaacataggaagctgctatatactgagtcaggccataggtccatctagctcagtattgtcttcacagactggcagcggcttctccaaggttgcaggcaggaatctctctcagccctatcttggagatgctgccagggagggtacttggaacctagatgctcttcccagagcggccccatcccgaggggaatatcttacagtcctcacacgtctagtttcccattcatatgcaaccagggtggaccctgcttagctaaggggaaaagtcattcttgctaccactagaccagctctcctctctcaaaaACCAGTGACTGGTTCAAAATAAAGAATCATTGGAGGAATTATAGCTTACACTGGGCTATCTAAAGTGAAGCCAAACTTTAAAGTGAAAGCCCAGAAGTACATTAACAAAGGTACTAAAAAAATACTATGTCAGTGTATATACCAGGAAGGTCTATAAAGAATAAAATCAAGAATACAAGCATTTAAACCACTGTCCCAAAAGTTCTTTGCTACACCGTTTCATTTCTAGATTCATCATAGACCAAATGCTCAGTCTCCTCAAGATCTCTACAAACGGTTTTGGGGtaatttttttaagaagaaaaactttttttcttcaaacaaaGAACTTTCACAAGTTAATCCACAGCAACATTAGTTTTTGTATAGACTTACCACTCAGCCTGAGATGCCAGCATTTTTGACAACTAAAGCTAGAAATCCTGGGCAATTTCTTAATAACCTGGAGACCTCCCTTCTGAACAATCTGGTCTTCTCTTCCCTACAAATGAGCAAGTACTGGGGAGTGTGGTTGGACAGGGGCGGATGGAACACTCGAGTGCAGACAATGACTCTGCCGCAAGGGGCAAGGGACCTGCCAGGCAcggggaacctaggaagctgccttgtaccgagtccgatcattggtccatcttgttcagaacTGTCTACATTGACGGGCAACGGTGCTCCAAGCCTTCAGGCAGGAGAACcatttcccagccgtacctggagacaTAGGCAGGGAatgaacctaggatcttctgcatgcaaagtagatgctctgctaGTGAGCTACAGCCTATGGGAGGACTGGGGCGCAGTAGAAGAtcctctgctttgcacgcagaatgTCCCAGTTTCCAACTCTAGCAGcttcaccaggtagggctggggaaaagagagacccctgcctggaactttggagagctgctgaggtCAGTGTAGACccatgatcttcactatttttaaagtggagaCTGCAGTCTGCAGAGTGGGGGTTGGGACTGCAGCCAAAACCAAGAGGAACCGTTctgtggaggggaagagaggaagagcaagagCGCAAGGCCAGTGGCTACAGCCACAGCAACAGGATGAAGAGAGCAACAGCCAGAGGTGCACGTAGGTAATTTGGGAgactggacctaaaagcctttggaggccccccttccctgcaaattaagcagcatcatgctcagccaggcgaCCAAGGATTTTGGGGGccccggggctgtggaggccctggacttcgggcctaaagtccaggggtaggagcaccTCTGGCAACAGGACATGCAgtggcagcaagaggaggaggagctgagcaaGAGTGAGAGagtgcagtggcagcaggagagagacagGCAGCAGGCATGGCCAcaggaggagagggcagtggggcaggagagagagagaaacagcatGCACACAGTGACAAATAGAGAGAGGGTGTGAGTGTGgcggctgagagagagaaatagcacatgcagcaacaggaggaggggagctcaagaaagaaagagagcgagTGAGGTAGCCGCAGTTGcggaggggcaggagagagagcgagcagcagcaggaggggagcaaaagggagagagaaagcatgtGGTGGTCGAGGGAAATAGAGGTGGCAgtaagaggagagggagaggcaagCCAGGGGCTGCCACCGGAGTCTCTGCAGGCTGCCATTGGCCTGCGGGCTGCACAATGAAGAACAGAGGAGTAAACTGttctgaaccagatggaccaaaggtctgactccatataaggtagtttcctatgtaAGCTATGGGAAGGTGGGAGTGGGTAGAGGAAAGTGATGCCTGTGATTAAAAAGGGAAGACAACAATGCACAGCCGGTTTCCATGTCTGGGAAGGGGTGTTAATGCATATTACAGATGGAGAACTTACACTTGCAATGCATGTTGTATCTCTGCATTTCTCAGCAGTGAAGCTTCAAACCTGCACTACCTTAGGCAGTAGCTAGACTATAGGGTGTGCATGGTGGTTCAGTCCCAGTTCAGACTGAACCACCGCTCTGCAAATCAGTTCATCGAACCAAGCGGCAAACcggcctggttccatgcacacacccctTCTAGACTGAAACTATACAGAGGGCTGGTTTCTGGAGACTTTAGTCCAAAGCAACCTTTACCCGACAACCTGCGATATTAGTGTTGGGCTGCACTGCAGGGTTGTTTTAAGCAACTCTCAGCTCAATACCTAAACGGCAATAGGATGATCACAGAGGGCTTGGCACTGGGATTTGCATTAGAAGGGCTAGGTCTAAAGGGTTAAAAACTTTAAAAGCCTCACATTTTTGAACTTGAAAGACCACCCAAGTTTGAACAATTCTGTTTGCTGCTACATTTTCTTTTGGTGGTGGTTGGACTGCTGCCCATCCCAAGCTGTGCTGAAATCCTGGATTTCTCCTCTGAGTTCAAAGGGCAGCTCTCCCTTCCATCCTGAAGCTATTTACGTAAGAAcatgagaagagccctgctggacctccagtatcctgtttcgcacagtgacccaccagatgcccacaggcaagaggtaagggcatgccctctctcctgctgttactgccctgcaactggaatttagaggcctcttgcctcggaggctggatgtggcccagagccacccgactagtagccactgatagacaaaTAGCTTCCTCACTGTGAACCAAGAAGTTTCCTATGCAGACAGGTAAAAGACCCCTCTGCTCTCTTTGTGTTTCTGTAACCAATTCCAAGCAACTTTAATGTTCAGCAATAGATGCTGTTTTCAGGGATGAGCCAGTGGCTGTTTTCATTGGCTCAGGAGGGCACAGTGAGAGCGCCAGGGTCAAGAAAAAAGCTGGAATGAGGTTCACATGACTGCACCCATCTAAGCTTTTCTTGACAGCTACCACCGATAAACAGCTTCCCTCCATCAGCCTGGCTGAGATCAGTTGCCATCTTATCCCAGTTCCAAGAGCTGAATTCATCTGCAGCGATTCATTCCACCTGGCTGCAGCTCAGAGAGGTCAGACTGGGattttatgttgttttgtttATGCTTATAAGccaaaaggtgggataaaaacaaCACCAACAAATGAATATAGTTTAGCACTGGCATGTCTGATTGGTCTGTTGTGTTCTGCAGAACACAACACTACCCCACTCCAATCTGAAATGGTCCAGGCCAGGAAGGACTTCACCATGTGACAGCTCTGTGTGTCACGTGTGTTTCTGGTGCTTTCAGGCCAAGCAGCAGGAGATGGCAGAGCGAGCTATACAACTGCTGACCatagggggtggaggtggggggtgaaTTTAATTTTGGGGGGTGTAAGCCCACAGCAAACAGAAAAGTAAGACAAACTAGTTCCAGCCCCTCCCCGTTGTGTTATGTTTTGCCTTTTAGAGTTACTTTAATCTGCAGAAGCATTCAGAAAATGACATTCCAGCTACAGTCTGAACTGCTACAGTTCCAGATTTTGTCCACCTGCAACACAGATAGGGAATAACGGAAGGGACAGAGGGCGAGAGAGGCTGTGGAGAAGAATAACCAGCCCTCCACCCATAAGCActgcccctctccccctcacCTTTCCTCAGCAGCGTCTCCTTCCCGTAGTCCAGGTATTTCTGGAGCCACTCAATGCATTCCTCCTCCAGGTAGGACTTCAGGTAATGGTTCTCCTCCTCATCCATTTCCAACCTCCTCTTGCTCTCTTGGGCTGGAACATCAGCTGCTGTCCAGGTGCCGGCCTCCATGTCGAAGATGAGGAAGTCCCTCCCATCATAGCCAAGCTGCCGAAATCCTCTTTTGTGCCCATCTTCGCCCAGCTCACAGCCGTACATCTGCTGCAAAGTGTGAAAACCTGAAAGAGACGCAAGAGGTGAGGAGGCATAGGAGTCAAAGCAGGGCCTGCTACCCTCCCCAGCTTTCCCTGCAGGGTCTGATCTCACCCATTCCCATCTCAGTGGtcttctttggcagaatacaggaggggtttaccattgcttcctcctgcacagtatgagacggtgcctttcagcatcttcctatatctgctacccgatataggtgttttccatagtctgggaaacataccagtgtggattcgaaccggcaacctcatgcttgctaggcaagccatttccccactgcgccattaggtgcctgTCATGAACAGGTCTCTTTTCAGATTACTGCATTCTGGAATTTCACCTCAGCAGAAGCCCTATGCAGATGTTTTAGTAAAGCCACTGAGCTCATGTGCAGCAACTAAACTGGGGCCAGTCCTCCCTTTCAGCATGCCACTCTTCAtgccatctgaagaggcaaacgatGCGTCTGTGTGCACAGGTGCTTCCGTGAAAGGGAGGCTCAGGCACAGGCCCCTGATCACAGAAGCGCCTGCAGCCACGGATGGGGTGCTCACCTTTTCAGACAAATGCCTAACCGTGAGAGGTGACTGACAggaccagggtgggacttccgcCCCCACTTTAGCTGCTGTACACGAATACAGCAGTTGTACTAAAATGTCCAAACAGGGCTAGAGAGCCATCTTTTCCATTTGACTTTCTCCTCTGCTTGTCACAGAAAGGAAATCCTCCACCTCCTCAATTTGTCCAGCCCCCTTTCAAGCTCAGCAGGCAAGAGGGCTTTTTATTGGCATTTTCTGTACAGTGAGTTCCACTGTATGCATTATGAATATACCCATCTTTTAAAGAGATacacctttattttaaaaaaataaggccGGGGACAGGGGGCAGAATGAAAAGGATCATGGCTATACTTGATGCTACCAAGCAGCCTCCCCTGCACCTTTGAATTTAGCTTAGACCCTGTGCATAACTGATGTTGAGAGGAGCATGTGGTGCTTGGTCCGCCCCCATTTGCACCCAAATAGCTGAGTCAAGGATGCATCCTGAACAAGGGCAAACAACCTGGTGAGGCAAAGCACCTGCCTTGAAGCCAGAGGCATAGCAAGCTCTAGAGGGGCCCGTGTTCAAGAGTTGAAGATGTgcccctctcttcttcttttttgttttgttttgttgtggccCCACAGGAACGACCtaattttttaaaggagaatTTCCCTATAACCCCTCCTGCTATGGGGTGGCAGGCAGCAAGCATCTCACTGCTGCCGCCTGGGATATCTTGAGTAAAGTCAGGccggagctggcatatcctccctaaatgcctgcctggaagcggtaatgggctggatgagggagaataaactgaagctgaatccagataagacggaggtacttattgtgcagggtcagaactcaagagatgattttgatctacctgttctagatggggtcacacttccccaaaaggaacaggttcgcagtctcagagtacttctggatccacacctctccctggtttctcgggttgaggcggtggccaggggtgctttctatcaactctggctgatacgctagctgcgtctgtttctcgagaccaatgacctcaaaacagtggtacatctgttggtgacctccagacttgacttttgtaatgcgctctacgttcggctgcctttgtacatagtccggaaacttcagttggttcagaatgcagcagccaggttggtctctgggtcatcttggagagaccatattactcctttgctgatggagttacactggctgccagtaggtttccagacaaaatacaaagtactagttataacttataaagccctatacATCTtaagccctggatatttaagagagcgtcttcttcactatgagccccaccgcccattgaggtaatctgaggaagtccgtctccagttaccaccaactcatctgatggctacacagagacgggccttctcggttgctgccccaagattgtggaatgcactccccactaagatacaatcctccccatctctagcaattttTAACATacatctaaaaacccatctttttaaccaagctttctcagccttttaaaatttgttggttttaattttgtgattgattttaaattgttgaattgttttaactttttatatgtgttttaatttttttatgttaaccgcccagagacaaaagtttgggcggtatataaatgtgatgaataaatgaatcaatgaataaatgaataaattctcCAGTTAAAGTCATCATCCATATCAACTGAACATATCATCCATAGGACACTTTTAAGCACTGTAACCACTAAGCCTAACCACTGTCAAGTTATCAAATACCAATTTTAAAGTTAAATTTGTAACCtctagcctcggaggcaagatgcctctgaacaccagctgcaagggagcaacagcaggaaagagggcatgcccctcagctcttgcctgtgggtttctcagaggcatctgcagggctactgtgcaaaacaggatgctggaccagataggccacTTGACTGAGCCCATGGAAGATGGGGCAGTGCTCTCCTTCAGCCAGACCCAAAGAGAATATGGGGTTGAGGGGCAGGGGATTCCTTAGTGCCTCCACTCACCTCCACTCTGATTGTAGCGATTCTGCAGGATCACCAGGTCAGTTCTGAACACCTGCTCATACTTCTGTGAGAGATAAGTCTGTGCATCAAAGTACTGGGGATCTTCCTCCTCTACTTTGTTTATCCAGGGCACTCGAGGCAGATATTTCCTGGTGTTGCTGTCATACTGAGCAAAGAGCTGGTCATCCACAAACCccaggatgctgagctggggcagTCCCTGGTCAGGCTCTGACAGTGCAGTGTAGAAATACTTCATAGAGTGGGAAGAGGAGCCTGCAAAGGGGGCAGAGAAGGCCGGCAAAATTAGGAGTGTGTGTAGAAAGGGCTACCCTAGCAACCCATTCCCCACTTGTCCTTACAtgcccctgcctctgaacctCTATTTGTTCAGGACAGGAAGATCACATCCATCACATCACAGTCTGATTAGGACCTAACACTCCCCTACCTATTAAAACCATCTCACACTGGGAGATGGGCAGTTTAATCAGGTTTCCAACCTACTGGGACAGCTTTTCTCCCTTGCTCTTTAATCTTCCCAGGGATGACAGACTACAAAAGTGGGGACTTGGGCAATAAGGAAACCTGCTTCCCATTGGACAGACATGTGGCAGTTGACCTGCCTTGCTTAAGCCTATTTGAAAGCAGGTATCCCAGCGCTCTCAGCACAGGAGCTTGAAAAGCCACCTACGATGGTGGCTGTTGCCTTtttacccctggtggcgcagtggtaaaactgccgccctgtaaccagaaggttacaagttcgatcctgaccaggggctcaaggttgactcagccttccatccttccgaggtcggtaaaatgagtacccagaatgttgggggcaatatgctaaatcattgtaaaccgcttagagagctctggctatagagcggtatataaatgtaagtgctattgctattgctattgctatctaacACTAGTTCCAATGTTATGATAAGATTCTGCTTGTAAGTACACTCATAAGTCCTACGCCTAGTGTCAGGAGATAACAAAAACATTTGATGtatttttttatatttgtatttttcttCTACCACCCTTGATTCTTGTTCCCTCTACTCTACTAAATATCTTCCTATAGGTGGatttaatgggctggatgtgtgtgttttgaatACTCAAGAGGAAGGGTCTCTCTCCCACATATCTGCCAACTGGATATTCAAAGAAAAGATGAATCTGGCAAGGTCTCACTTTGGGGAAATGGAGGAGGCTACTGGGGCCAGTAACCCCAAGCAAAACTCCCATGAGGCTACAGGTGCTCCTTACTGTGCCTCTGGTTGGCGTAAATAAAAGAAGTGGTGCCAGCTACCCCAAGGCATCTGCAAATTGGGGTCTCTCCAATGAGCAGACTCTgcatgcagggaagggaaggtggcGTCTGCATAAGCAGGGAGGATATCACAGGAAGGAAAGGGGGATCCCCAGAAGGCCAAAGAAGAGAGGGAGGCATAAGagggagcaggaggtggggaggagctGAGGAGGGCAAAATGGCATGTGGTTGGGGAGTGATTAGTGGAGGAGGCAAGAAAGATTCTTTGGCTGGCAATGAAGAAGAAAAGGACAGGGGGCAGAAAGTATGGAACACCAAATATTGGCAGGATGAACATCTGCAGGGAGAGGCTTCCTACCACTTTCCCTTCTTATCAGAGTTTTCCATTAAAAACTGTCCCCTACCCCCACCGATGCAAATCTAACCCTGCCCCCTGCAAGTGCAATGAATAATATGGTTTTTAAGTGCAATCCTTTTGACTTTGAAAGGGGCAGCTGTGTACTGAGGCAGCAAAACCAACATGACAGGAGTCTTGTGCAAAGACACAGGCTGGATAGCAAGATGGTTGTTTTGAGGTGGGAGCTGGGCCAAGAGAAAGGACATAAGATAAAAAAAGGAGGTTAAGTAGGAAGACGGGGGGGGGCACTATTCAGTACACAGCTTCCTGtatagagagaagagctggtcttgtggtagcaagcatgacttgtccccttaagctaagcagggtctgccctggttgcatatgaaagggagactagaagtgagagcactgtaagatattccccttagggaattgAGCCGCTCTGGCTCAAAGAGAAACCCCTGGATCTGCAGCTTGCTTGAGCATCACTTCGGACAGGTACTTTAGGAGGCCCACCACCCCTTCCTTCCATGCCTCCAGGAGCTTACTGTTTTTCTTCCCCCAGATCCCCTTCCCATCCTGGGTATGAGTGTGAGAGTTTTAAGGTACAATCAGCTAGGTCAGGAATTTCTTCAAGTAGGCaaataaactaatgacaacgggtacagcaaccagcctcagaattgacaatgaagacactgaagtggtggatagcttctgccttttaggatcgaccatcaacagtcaaggatccagcagtcaagaaatacgctgcagactaccacttggtagagttgcaatgaaggccttggaaaggatatttagatgctgtgacgtgtctacacctacaaagattagaatcgtccggaCTATGGTTTTTGCCATTATATATGTGAAAGCtgaactctgaagaagcaagacagaaaaagcattgatgcttttgaactttggtgctgaagaagacttttgagactatggacagccaggaaaacaaacaaatggatcatagaacaaatcaatccaggattctcactcaaggcacaaatgaccaggctcaaactatcatacttcggacacattatgtgaagacccagttcccttgagaagtccataatgctggggaaagttgaaggaaagagaagaagaggacgaccagcagcaaggtggatggactcgattacgacagcaaggaatgcaccactgagagatcttaaaggccaagctgaagacagatcatcctggagagaatctatctatgtggtcgctaaaagttgacaccgacttgatggcacttaatcagtcaatcaggaAAATTTCCCCTGTCAGCAGCCTCTTAGTAACATCTCTTTAGATTCCAGTGGATCCCAGCTTTCTCTGCCAAATGCCTTCCTTGAATGTTAAACTCCCTTTAAACTGATAATCCTCCTCCTttccactcattcattcattccatttataaaccaccccatccaaaatgCAACTGAACAGGAAGGAAGACATTATTATAagaattttgaaaaataaattccTGCCATAATCAACACTTAGCTCAGAAAACCAACATAATATGATGGAGAATCCTGTAATCCATTTTTATCACCGCTCTTCATACTGCTGACTATTAAAGGGTTTTATTGGGTTTTTTGCTAAAAGGCGTGAGCCAGCTCTGGGTACAGAAGAAAGCTGTGGTTCCTGTTCTAGATTGCTTGCAAAACACTTTTGGTAAGTAACATATATACTAAGGTAAGAAACAGGGCAGAGTGACTCCCGTTTGGGTGAAGCAACCCAAATCCACCTCCTCTTATTGCAGGCggaaatggggggaaatataGCCTAGAAAGGCCTTGCTTCCCCCGCCACAACATTCAACAACTGGGTTCCCCTGCCACAACATTCAACAACATTCAAAAACTGGGTTCCAATTCTGCTTTCCAGCACAGGGGGCAGTTTAGCCCCAGAGATACTCACCTATGTAGGGTAGCAGGAGAAAGTGAATTGTTCCCAGGAGAGCCCAAAGGGCCCCCATTCACTTTACTCTAGAAGCCTCAGCACCACAGCACAGCAGGGTGCCCTGATGCGGGCTCTCTTTAAAGTGACCCGGCCGGGCCCTTGCCACTCCCTGGGCTGGCTGGGTGACGAGGAGGCTCTGCATTTTTTGTTGTGTACTGCGAGCCGAGGGAGGGgtagtgggaggaggagaagccctgCCCTGCTGCACTTCACACCAAACAAGTTGCCCTGGCTGCAGCCAAACTAATCCAATCTCCTTCTGCAGCCAGAAAGCATGTTCGGAGAGGGCGGGGAAAGCCAGAAATAAGCCAAAAAGCCAGTTCAATTTCCTGCAGCCAGAAGCGTTTGAAAAAAGCCAGATTTcaggtttttagcttttaaaaaagccaatttCGCCATTTTTCTGATCTGTGGGTTAAGGACCCTGAGTTCCTATTGGCTGGGGAGAAAATATCCGACCAGTAGGAATAGGCCTCTCTGTTTGCAGTGGTTGCTGGGCAGGCTGTGAACGCCTCAAAGGCGGAAATGGAAACTTTTAGGAATGAACTTTGGATGGCTTTTTGAAGCGAGGAAGACACAGGGTGAGACGATGCttggagaggcaggagagagCTCGTACTAAGAGGGATCAAATCCTCCTTTGCGGTGTGTTAAGTGGAGGTTCAACTTTGCCCTTAATGGAGCCGACTGCTGCGTCACGTTTACTGTCTGTGGAGCGCCTGGCACAGACATGAGTagtactt
Above is a window of Hemicordylus capensis ecotype Gifberg chromosome 2, rHemCap1.1.pri, whole genome shotgun sequence DNA encoding:
- the LOC128347522 gene encoding class I histocompatibility antigen, F10 alpha chain-like isoform X2 — its product is MGALWALLGTIHFLLLPYIGSSSHSMKYFYTALSEPDQGLPQLSILGFVDDQLFAQYDSNTRKYLPRVPWINKVEEEDPQYFDAQTYLSQKYEQVFRTDLVILQNRYNQSGGFHTLQQMYGCELGEDGHKRGFRQLGYDGRDFLIFDMEAGTWTAADVPAQESKRRLEMDEEENHYLKSYLEEECIEWLQKYLDYGKETLLRKERPAVKVTRKAGYDGMETQICRAHGFYPKEIDINWTKDGEVWTEDTLRESVSPNSDGTYHTWLSIRMDPKDRGRYRCRIRHDSLEKAGDFAWEDSASLPVGVIVGVILAVAAAVLFVAGIARYIKKRQKRDYKAAPA